From a single Triplophysa rosa linkage group LG1, Trosa_1v2, whole genome shotgun sequence genomic region:
- the smad6a gene encoding mothers against decapentaplegic homolog 6a, which yields MFRTRRTGLVRRLWRSRVITAGIDGGVDDWSDSNPEKIPRTEYTGASRGIHVGESGEPGVFIEHDGEGLCAHRRHEIPPSEGRTVTCCLFKDLPRGSQGKNRLTCHVEHRNHNACASSARERKNGVVTEQELKKCTYAFLKKFKERSLDVLLEAVESHGGMPSGCVLVSQTEVRIGGQLVSPKYLLCRLFRWPDLRLSSVFKPLCYCQSFRAEDSQTVSCCNPYHYSLLCGPLRDDTPPPPYSHLSNLPEHKPLNSSLPVLPYTETEATNSPSAMLPDYSDGSMSPSSLAQNHWCNVAYWELRTRVGRLYPVQDPFLSIFYDLPQGTGLCLGLLPLSPRSTSVQRTRGKIGHGILLSKEPDGVWAYNRSEHPIFVNSPTLEHHPYLSLTVRRVMPGYSIKVFDYEKSCQIQPPGDPAHPEGPYDPNSVRISFAKGWGPFYSRQFITSCPCWLEILLNNHR from the exons ATGTTCAGGACGAGACGCACGGGTCTGGTTCGGCGACTCTGGAGAAGCCGTGTGATCACCGCGGGTATAGATGGAGGTGTGGATGACTGGAGTGACAGCAACCCGGAGAAAATCCCCAGAACGGAATACACCGGGGCCTCGCGTGGCATACACGTAGGGGAAAGCGGGGAACCGGGGGTCTTTATTGAACATGATGGAGAAGGCTTGTGTGCGCACAGACGGCACGAAATCCCCCCGAGCGAGGGCAGAACGGTGacatgttgtttgtttaaagaCCTTCCTAGAGGCAGTCAGGGCAAAAACAGATTGACTTGTCATGTGGAACATAGAAACCACAACGCTTGCGCTTCGAGTGCCCGGGAACGGAAAAACGGCGTCGTGACGGAACAAGAACTCAAGAAGTGCACGTATGCCTTTCTGAAAAAGTTTAAGGAAAGGTCTCTGGATGTTTTACTGGAGGCAGTGGAGTCTCATGGCGGGATGCCGAGTGGATGTGTTCTGGTATCACAAACTGAAGTGCGGATTGGTGGTCAGCTGGTGTCTCCTAAGTACCTGCTATGTAGGCTGTTTCGCTGGCCCGACCTGCGGCTCTCCTCTGTCTTCAAACCCTTGTGTTACTGCCAGAGCTTTAGAGCAGAGGACAGCCAGACTGTCTCCTGCTGCAACCCCTATCACTACAGTCTCCTCTGTGGACCACTTAGAGATG ACACGCCGCCTCCTCCCTACTCCCATCTCTCTAACTTACCAGAACACAAGCCACTGA ATTCTTCCCTCCCAGTGCTGCCTTACACAGAAACGGAGGCCACAAATTCGCCCAGTGCCATGTTACCGGATTATTCAG ATGGCAGCATGTCTCCCTCCTCCCTGGCACAGAACCACTGGTGTAACGTGGCATACTGGGAGCTCCGCACACGCGTGGGCCGTCTGTACCCAGTGCAGGACCCTTTTCTCAGCATCTTCTACGACCTACCTCAGGGTACAGGCCTGTGCTTGGGCCTGCTCCCCCTTTCTCCCCGTTCCACCTCCGTCCAGCGCACCCGCGGAAAGATCGGACACGGCATCCTCCTCAGCAAAGAGCCCGACGGAGTTTGGGCCTACAATCGCAGCGAGCACCCCATATTTGTGAATTCACCGACTCTGGAGCATCACCCCTATCTGAGTTTGACTGTCAGGAGAGTCATGCCAGGCTACTCCATTAAAGTTTTTGACTACGAGAAGTCGTGCCAAATTCAACCCCCCGGCGATCCGGCGCACCCGGAAGGGCCGTATGACCCGAACAGTGTGAGGATCAGTTTCGCCAAGGGCTGGGGACCGTTCTACTCAAGACAGTTTATTACATCGTGTCCTTGCTGGCTGGAGATTTTGCTCAACAACCATAGATAG